From Natranaerobius trueperi, one genomic window encodes:
- the fliI gene encoding flagellar protein export ATPase FliI — MANNIDLSKIFRAVDECDTKPLQGEVSRVVGLTVEACGPSAKIGDLCIIRSKNHEIECEVVGFNEDKILLMPLGELTYVAPGDKVVTSGKSMSVSVGPGLIGRVIDGLGRPIDGKGPLKNIDTKYDMEKSPPAPMQRSRIKEPIQTGVKAIDGVLTLGKGQRMGIFAGSGVGKSTLLGMIAQNTSASVNVIGLIGERGREVREFIEKDLGEEGLKNSVVIVATSDQPALLRLKGALTTTAVAEYFRDCGNDVMLMMDSLTRFATAKREVGLATGEPPATRGYPPSVFAILPKLLERSGTSEKGTITGLYTVLVDGDDMDEPVSDTVRGVLDGHIILSRKLAMQNHYPAIDILQSISRVMVDIVDEKHQQAAHKLNSALAAYEEARDLIEIGAYQEGSNPKVDWALKLINELNDFLQQQIHEKSDFDKTVKKLKKFLKE, encoded by the coding sequence TTGGCTAATAATATTGATCTATCAAAGATTTTTCGAGCTGTAGATGAGTGTGATACTAAGCCATTACAAGGTGAAGTTTCTCGTGTTGTAGGGCTTACAGTAGAAGCTTGTGGTCCATCAGCAAAAATAGGGGATCTCTGCATAATTAGAAGCAAAAATCATGAAATTGAATGTGAAGTAGTTGGATTTAATGAAGATAAAATATTATTAATGCCTTTAGGTGAACTTACATATGTTGCTCCTGGTGATAAGGTCGTTACATCAGGAAAGTCTATGTCTGTTTCAGTAGGACCTGGTTTGATTGGTAGAGTTATTGATGGACTAGGAAGACCAATTGATGGGAAAGGTCCTTTAAAAAATATAGATACAAAGTATGATATGGAAAAATCCCCGCCTGCTCCAATGCAGAGGAGCAGGATAAAAGAACCCATTCAAACAGGGGTTAAAGCTATTGATGGAGTTTTAACCTTAGGAAAAGGACAACGAATGGGTATCTTTGCAGGTTCAGGTGTTGGTAAGAGTACTTTACTAGGTATGATAGCTCAGAATACCTCTGCATCTGTCAATGTGATTGGTTTGATAGGTGAAAGGGGAAGAGAGGTTCGGGAGTTTATAGAGAAAGACTTAGGTGAAGAAGGACTGAAAAATAGTGTTGTTATAGTTGCCACCTCAGATCAACCGGCTTTACTTAGGTTAAAAGGAGCTCTAACAACAACAGCTGTAGCTGAATATTTCAGGGATTGTGGTAATGATGTGATGTTAATGATGGACTCATTAACAAGATTTGCTACAGCTAAGAGAGAGGTGGGATTAGCTACTGGGGAACCCCCTGCTACTCGTGGGTATCCACCATCAGTGTTTGCAATTTTACCTAAATTATTAGAAAGGTCTGGTACTTCTGAAAAAGGAACCATTACAGGTTTATACACTGTTTTAGTTGATGGAGATGATATGGACGAGCCAGTGTCAGATACTGTACGCGGGGTTCTAGACGGGCATATTATTTTAAGCAGGAAACTAGCAATGCAAAATCATTACCCTGCAATTGATATATTACAAAGTATTTCAAGGGTAATGGTAGATATAGTTGATGAAAAACATCAACAAGCTGCCCATAAATTAAATTCAGCTTTAGCAGCATATGAAGAAGCCAGAGACTTGATTGAAATAGGTGCTTATCAAGAAGGAAGTAATCCTAAAGTAGATTGGGCGTTGAAATTAATAAATGAGTTAAATGACTTTTTACAACAACAAATTCATGAAAAGAGTGATTTTGATAAGACGGTTAAAAAGTTAAAGAAATTCTTGAAAGAATAA
- the fliJ gene encoding flagellar export protein FliJ, translating to MKKFHFSLDRVLRVKEINEDKKKDEFQRAQKYKDQIEKQLNELKQSKESIIKELNDTQKNPVQIQYLKTYHNYLSSLDEQITNQSYKLQIAEKELKHVRQEWIDAKQEKRVLEKLKERHYQEFRKESLKQEQKVLDEMTVQSVYSR from the coding sequence ATTAAAAAGTTCCATTTCTCGTTAGATAGAGTTTTACGGGTAAAAGAGATTAATGAAGATAAGAAAAAAGATGAATTTCAAAGAGCACAAAAATACAAAGACCAAATAGAAAAGCAGTTAAATGAATTAAAACAATCAAAGGAATCTATTATTAAAGAACTTAACGATACTCAAAAAAACCCAGTTCAAATTCAGTATTTAAAAACCTATCATAACTATTTATCAAGCTTAGATGAGCAAATTACTAATCAAAGTTATAAGCTACAAATTGCAGAAAAAGAACTAAAACATGTGAGACAAGAGTGGATTGATGCAAAGCAAGAAAAAAGAGTACTAGAAAAGCTTAAAGAGCGACATTACCAGGAGTTTAGAAAGGAATCTTTAAAACAAGAACAAAAAGTATTAGATGAAATGACTGTTCAATCGGTCTACTCTCGGTAA
- a CDS encoding MotE family protein: MSQNSSGLTTQTLLLIAISILFFMVIMGGVLAQVFGLIDIISYANDVPVIGEVFPETEEDNQDEEDDEDKNSDDEDKITITKEEKEKLDDLESKKEDLSIREEKLEEKEKQLEEKVKELEKSKVEVENREKELTLLKDENERLETLANTYKEMRAGDAAEILEELAKDDSDLAYQQLHIDILRELPTDHKADILTEMDPDRAKEITQQLSSH, encoded by the coding sequence TTGAGTCAAAATAGTTCGGGATTAACAACACAAACTTTACTACTAATTGCGATATCGATTCTGTTTTTTATGGTAATTATGGGTGGAGTTTTAGCGCAAGTATTTGGTTTAATAGATATTATTTCATATGCAAATGATGTACCGGTTATCGGGGAAGTTTTTCCAGAAACAGAAGAAGATAATCAAGATGAAGAAGATGATGAAGATAAAAATAGCGATGACGAAGATAAAATAACTATAACAAAAGAGGAAAAAGAAAAATTAGATGATCTAGAATCAAAAAAGGAAGATCTATCAATAAGAGAAGAGAAGCTTGAAGAAAAGGAAAAGCAGCTTGAAGAAAAGGTAAAGGAGCTTGAAAAAAGTAAAGTTGAAGTTGAAAATAGAGAAAAAGAACTCACACTGTTAAAAGATGAAAATGAACGATTAGAAACACTTGCTAATACATATAAAGAGATGAGAGCTGGAGATGCAGCTGAAATTTTAGAGGAATTAGCAAAAGATGATAGTGATCTAGCTTATCAACAACTACATATAGATATTTTACGAGAGTTACCTACTGATCATAAAGCTGATATTTTAACAGAGATGGATCCTGATAGAGCAAAAGAGATTACACAACAATTATCATCTCATTAA
- a CDS encoding flagellar hook-length control protein FliK encodes MAEAIFDIISNPPKDRMKKVSNNNADNSSFEDVINTLVEKNEDITKDDLVKVFKDAEKTDEIFEEIKELSSLLKENDFLELLGFNSDSNDFLEEKDMLTNSLDIKDLLESIKGDLDSLINQFEANLKTNGVEFQLEDLDLDDLMLTMKLLEFKNTLEANDSNQIEKQEVTELLKSMANEESFELDNLEQKEMKNIVEMLKKLDTLNNESKQLSEIKDKLSDEQLSFIKKVISDEIKANLTQFDAKESEKLELIQDLSKLKKPTYEKEMQEIKKIREEVANIINSSEDGYKDSLLSKKILQLLNESSNDNSNLNDLLFRNSNQNNFLNNIEVTNILESKGSDSFQLVNLDKSQELIDQIRDLMIQQVKTEQHDEDFTMRLQLKPEHLGQLRMQFSYQDGELKGQIFAQNHQIREVIETNLIDLKNQLGEEGLEFSELDVDVEQGDSQKEDLDFHKYNFTGLSDLEDESETIIENNQMTSTNYENNSYMVSPSSSLDLKV; translated from the coding sequence GTGGCAGAAGCTATATTTGATATAATCTCAAATCCACCTAAAGATAGAATGAAAAAAGTAAGCAATAATAATGCAGATAATTCAAGTTTTGAAGATGTAATCAATACACTTGTTGAAAAAAATGAAGATATCACTAAAGATGATTTAGTAAAAGTATTTAAGGATGCAGAAAAAACTGATGAAATATTTGAAGAAATTAAAGAATTATCCTCATTATTAAAAGAAAATGACTTTTTAGAACTGCTTGGGTTTAATAGTGATTCTAATGATTTTTTAGAAGAAAAAGATATGCTAACAAATTCTCTAGACATAAAAGACTTATTAGAATCTATCAAAGGTGATTTAGATTCATTAATAAATCAATTTGAAGCCAATTTAAAGACTAATGGAGTTGAATTTCAACTTGAAGATTTAGATTTAGATGATCTAATGCTAACAATGAAACTATTAGAGTTTAAAAATACTTTAGAAGCAAATGATTCAAATCAAATTGAAAAACAAGAAGTAACTGAACTACTAAAATCTATGGCTAATGAAGAATCTTTTGAATTAGATAACTTAGAACAAAAAGAAATGAAAAACATTGTTGAAATGCTTAAAAAGTTAGATACACTAAACAACGAATCAAAACAGCTATCTGAAATAAAGGACAAGCTAAGTGATGAACAACTTTCTTTCATAAAAAAGGTGATAAGCGATGAAATTAAAGCAAACTTAACACAGTTTGATGCAAAAGAGAGTGAAAAGCTAGAGCTCATTCAAGATCTTAGTAAACTAAAGAAACCTACTTATGAAAAAGAGATGCAAGAAATTAAAAAAATCAGAGAAGAAGTAGCTAACATTATCAACTCCAGTGAGGATGGATATAAGGATAGTCTTTTATCTAAAAAGATACTACAATTATTAAACGAAAGTAGTAATGATAATTCAAACTTAAATGATCTTCTATTTAGAAACTCAAATCAAAACAATTTTTTAAACAACATAGAAGTTACTAATATTTTAGAAAGTAAAGGTAGTGATTCATTTCAACTGGTGAACTTAGATAAGAGTCAAGAGCTAATAGATCAAATTAGGGACCTAATGATCCAACAGGTTAAAACTGAACAACACGATGAAGATTTTACTATGAGATTACAACTTAAACCAGAACATTTAGGACAATTACGGATGCAATTTTCTTATCAAGATGGTGAATTAAAAGGACAAATTTTTGCTCAAAATCATCAAATAAGAGAAGTCATTGAAACAAATTTAATTGATTTAAAAAATCAACTTGGAGAAGAAGGCTTAGAGTTTAGTGAACTTGATGTAGATGTAGAACAAGGAGATTCACAGAAAGAAGACTTAGATTTTCATAAGTATAATTTTACAGGGTTAAGTGATTTAGAAGATGAGTCTGAAACTATTATCGAAAATAACCAAATGACTTCAACTAATTATGAGAATAATAGTTATATGGTGTCACCTTCTAGTTCACTTGATCTTAAAGTTTAA
- a CDS encoding flagellar hook capping FlgD N-terminal domain-containing protein → MDVGGMMGGAATQRAGSRALPQIEDDQELGQEEFTEILVTQLQNQDPLDPMDDREFIVQITQFSQLEQLNNLNQNNERNNMMSMLGKDVVAHTEAGDTKQGLVTAVKNFGDSPTLEIDGEEIELSNIQDIKEPMLEQNTQDNK, encoded by the coding sequence ATGGATGTAGGAGGTATGATGGGGGGGGCTGCTACTCAAAGAGCAGGTAGTAGAGCACTACCTCAGATAGAAGATGATCAAGAATTAGGTCAAGAAGAATTTACTGAAATATTAGTAACACAACTACAAAATCAGGATCCTTTAGATCCAATGGATGACCGTGAATTTATTGTTCAAATAACACAATTTAGTCAACTTGAACAACTTAACAACCTAAATCAAAACAATGAACGTAATAATATGATGAGTATGTTAGGAAAAGATGTCGTTGCACACACAGAAGCTGGTGATACAAAACAAGGATTAGTCACTGCAGTAAAAAACTTTGGTGATTCCCCGACATTAGAGATTGATGGTGAGGAAATTGAATTATCCAATATACAAGATATTAAAGAACCAATGCTAGAACAAAATACTCAAGACAATAAATAA
- a CDS encoding TIGR02530 family flagellar biosynthesis protein, whose amino-acid sequence MNNFIETRQLRPMMPAGKAGKVSKTTYKKSSQDLNKQDFSNVLEDKLETISFSKHAQNRIESRNIDMDKTKLDKLNEAIEKAKEKGAKESLVLLDKTAFVVSVENRTVITAADESQLKENVFTNIDSAVIL is encoded by the coding sequence ATGAATAATTTTATTGAAACTAGACAGTTAAGGCCAATGATGCCAGCTGGTAAAGCAGGAAAAGTATCTAAAACTACTTACAAAAAATCTTCACAGGATTTAAACAAACAAGACTTTTCTAATGTATTAGAAGACAAACTTGAAACGATTAGCTTTTCTAAACATGCGCAAAACAGAATTGAGTCTAGAAATATTGATATGGATAAGACAAAGTTAGACAAGCTTAATGAAGCGATTGAAAAAGCTAAAGAAAAAGGGGCTAAAGAATCACTTGTGTTACTAGATAAAACAGCTTTTGTCGTTAGTGTTGAAAATAGAACTGTTATAACAGCTGCTGATGAATCTCAATTAAAAGAAAATGTTTTTACTAATATTGATAGTGCTGTAATTTTATAA
- a CDS encoding flagellar hook protein FlgE — protein MLRSLNSGVAGLRNHQERLDTIGNNIANVNTAGFKADRVTFEEAFNQTLESATAPNDRGGTNPQQIGLGMNIGSMDTIHTQGSLENTGRRTDLAIEGDGFFTVNDGESDYFTRVGNFGVDSDGNLVSQSTGYKVQGYQVDEDGGIDTDEMGDIEVPLGDVVSPKATENVSYRGNLDSKTEEEDSVTTTVDVYDALGGKHTIDVTFTKQEGNEWEVEFSYEDENGNQETVEADDNLTFDNNGEIKDGEIANLNLDLGDDVEDLEIEFDLSNITQYSDGDGNSTVEGTVEDGRQQGDLEDFGINAAGVVTGIYSNGETRELGQITMADFSNPAGLNKEGSGLYTPSQNSGEPRFGIAGSGGRGEIRPGALEMSNVDMSQEFTDMIVTQRGFQANSRTISTGDEVLQELVNLK, from the coding sequence ATGTTAAGATCATTAAATTCAGGTGTTGCTGGACTTAGGAATCATCAAGAACGGTTAGATACCATTGGAAATAATATAGCTAACGTAAACACTGCTGGTTTTAAAGCAGATAGGGTAACATTTGAAGAAGCTTTTAATCAAACTTTAGAGTCTGCTACGGCTCCGAATGATAGAGGCGGAACTAACCCACAACAAATCGGGTTAGGAATGAATATAGGTAGTATGGATACTATCCATACTCAAGGTAGTCTTGAAAACACAGGAAGAAGAACAGACCTAGCTATTGAAGGTGATGGGTTTTTTACTGTTAATGATGGAGAGTCAGATTACTTTACTAGAGTAGGTAATTTTGGTGTAGATAGTGATGGTAATCTAGTTTCGCAAAGCACAGGTTATAAAGTTCAAGGTTATCAAGTTGATGAAGATGGTGGTATTGATACAGATGAAATGGGAGATATTGAAGTTCCTTTAGGTGATGTTGTCTCACCGAAAGCAACAGAAAATGTGAGCTATCGGGGGAATTTAGACTCAAAAACTGAAGAAGAGGACAGTGTTACTACAACAGTTGATGTATACGATGCGCTAGGTGGAAAACATACAATTGATGTTACTTTTACTAAACAGGAAGGTAATGAATGGGAAGTTGAATTTAGCTATGAGGATGAAAATGGAAATCAAGAAACAGTGGAAGCAGATGACAATTTAACCTTTGACAATAATGGAGAAATAAAAGATGGTGAAATTGCAAATCTAAACCTCGATCTAGGCGATGATGTTGAAGACCTGGAAATTGAATTTGATCTCTCAAACATTACTCAATACTCTGATGGTGATGGAAACTCAACAGTAGAAGGGACTGTTGAAGATGGAAGACAACAAGGGGACCTTGAAGATTTTGGAATAAATGCTGCTGGTGTAGTAACTGGTATTTACTCTAATGGTGAAACTAGAGAGTTAGGTCAAATTACTATGGCTGACTTTAGTAATCCTGCAGGATTAAATAAAGAAGGAAGTGGTTTATATACACCTAGTCAAAACTCAGGAGAGCCAAGATTTGGTATAGCAGGTTCAGGTGGTAGAGGTGAAATAAGACCTGGAGCTCTTGAAATGTCAAATGTAGATATGAGTCAAGAGTTTACTGATATGATCGTAACTCAAAGAGGTTTTCAAGCTAATTCTCGTACTATTAGTACAGGGGATGAAGTCTTGCAAGAGCTTGTAAACTTAAAATAA
- a CDS encoding flagellar FlbD family protein, with amino-acid sequence MIKVTRLNGKVYTINSDLIEFIEETPDTVISLVTGRKVLVKESSDQVVNLVVDYRRRVGCHPSTVILKEGEKANDGKK; translated from the coding sequence TTGATTAAAGTTACAAGACTTAATGGTAAAGTATATACAATAAACTCAGATTTAATTGAGTTCATTGAAGAAACTCCAGATACTGTTATTAGCTTAGTGACAGGACGTAAAGTCTTAGTTAAGGAATCCTCTGATCAGGTTGTAAATTTAGTTGTTGACTATCGTCGTAGGGTTGGGTGTCACCCTTCGACGGTAATCTTAAAAGAAGGCGAAAAAGCAAACGATGGTAAGAAATGA
- a CDS encoding flagellar motor protein, whose product MDISTIIGLIAGVLLLIIAVFLEGNVVAFISLPSVLIVIGGTLAATLVSYPLDQFFSITKTVRNAFKTKTMDPGNTINLLVNLAEKARKEGLLALEDDVQEMGDDFLQKGVQLVVDGTDPELVRSILETELSFQEERHKIGQKIFKTMGTYSPAFGMTGTLIGLISMLDELDDPDTIGPGLALALLTTLYGVVIANLVFLPIANKLEVKSNDEILLKEVMLEGMLSIQAGENPRIVEEKLKAFLAPKARDEVDSDASQEQVVDANAEV is encoded by the coding sequence TTGGATATATCTACAATTATAGGACTTATAGCTGGTGTTTTGTTATTAATTATTGCTGTGTTTCTTGAAGGAAATGTGGTAGCTTTTATAAGTCTCCCCTCTGTACTAATAGTGATTGGTGGTACTTTAGCAGCGACGTTGGTAAGCTATCCACTAGATCAGTTTTTTTCGATTACGAAAACAGTTAGAAATGCTTTTAAAACAAAAACAATGGATCCAGGAAATACTATTAATCTTTTAGTTAATTTAGCTGAAAAGGCCAGAAAAGAAGGGCTTTTAGCTCTAGAAGATGATGTACAAGAGATGGGTGATGATTTTTTACAAAAAGGAGTACAATTAGTAGTTGATGGAACTGATCCAGAATTAGTTAGAAGTATTTTAGAAACAGAACTATCCTTTCAAGAAGAGCGACATAAAATAGGACAGAAAATATTCAAAACTATGGGGACTTATTCACCTGCTTTTGGTATGACAGGGACTTTGATCGGTCTTATAAGTATGTTAGATGAACTCGATGACCCAGATACTATTGGACCTGGACTAGCCTTGGCTTTATTAACAACTCTTTATGGTGTAGTTATAGCAAACCTAGTCTTTTTGCCAATAGCAAATAAGTTAGAAGTTAAAAGTAATGATGAGATTCTTTTAAAGGAAGTTATGTTAGAAGGGATGCTTAGTATACAAGCTGGTGAAAATCCAAGAATTGTAGAAGAAAAATTAAAGGCATTTTTAGCTCCAAAAGCACGAGATGAAGTAGATAGTGATGCCTCTCAAGAGCAGGTGGTGGACGCCAATGCCGAAGTTTAA
- a CDS encoding flagellar motor protein MotB: MPKFNRQRRNREQDFDSSGGNWLQTYADTITLLLAFFVLLYSMSTIDAEKFDRVLVSLHESFSGVLSEHQAQIPKEDPDITLPSPDRNIPEKEERMMENIYDQLKEYIDEADLADVVLLDKEEHGVVLRFQDKVLFDPGSANLKREGVDILNEIASILKEVPNEIKVEGFTDDVPQNTPEFPSNWELSTGRATTVLRNLTETGELDPERLSATGYGEYRPMVPNDSPENRQLNRRVDITVLWSIWEKGEFYDRDTTEMIDEGEDDIEL, translated from the coding sequence ATGCCGAAGTTTAATAGGCAAAGGCGAAACCGAGAACAAGATTTTGATAGTAGTGGTGGTAACTGGTTACAAACTTATGCTGATACAATCACTCTTCTATTAGCATTTTTTGTTCTGTTATATTCCATGTCTACTATTGATGCAGAAAAATTTGATAGAGTTCTTGTTTCTTTACATGAAAGTTTTTCAGGGGTTTTATCAGAACACCAAGCTCAGATTCCAAAAGAAGACCCGGATATTACTTTGCCATCTCCTGATCGAAATATACCTGAGAAAGAAGAAAGAATGATGGAAAATATTTACGATCAGCTAAAAGAATATATTGATGAAGCTGATCTGGCTGATGTGGTACTGTTAGATAAAGAAGAACATGGAGTAGTCCTGCGGTTTCAAGATAAAGTTCTTTTTGATCCGGGTAGTGCTAACTTAAAACGAGAAGGTGTTGATATTCTAAATGAAATTGCTAGTATTTTAAAGGAAGTTCCTAATGAAATTAAAGTAGAAGGTTTTACTGATGATGTACCACAAAATACACCTGAATTTCCATCAAATTGGGAACTGTCTACCGGTAGGGCTACCACAGTTTTAAGAAATCTTACTGAAACAGGTGAATTAGATCCTGAACGATTATCAGCTACTGGTTACGGTGAATATAGACCAATGGTACCAAATGATAGTCCAGAAAATAGACAGCTTAATCGAAGGGTTGATATCACAGTATTGTGGTCTATATGGGAAAAAGGAGAGTTTTATGACAGAGATACCACAGAAATGATTGATGAGGGAGAGGATGATATTGAACTCTAA
- a CDS encoding flagellar basal body-associated FliL family protein: MNSKNLLIKIGIAALIGLFLIIAAGGIAYLIATQVVEESTEAQSDDEIVQFTGVTFSLGEFTTNLADDGARRIFQLEIILELSNSNIKSEIEERKPQIEDNIYTSIRSKTSEELNEQDGMQELRQQIQDTVNKHIREGEVVNVYFNRPLIT, translated from the coding sequence TTGAACTCTAAAAATCTATTAATTAAAATTGGTATTGCAGCACTAATTGGCTTATTTTTGATCATTGCAGCAGGTGGTATAGCTTATCTAATTGCGACTCAAGTAGTAGAAGAAAGCACAGAAGCCCAATCTGATGATGAAATAGTTCAATTTACTGGAGTGACATTTTCTTTAGGTGAGTTTACAACTAATTTAGCTGATGATGGGGCTAGAAGAATATTTCAATTAGAAATAATTCTAGAATTATCTAATTCAAACATTAAATCAGAAATTGAAGAGAGAAAACCCCAGATTGAAGATAATATATATACTTCTATTAGGAGTAAAACATCAGAAGAACTGAATGAACAAGACGGAATGCAAGAACTACGTCAACAAATTCAAGATACTGTTAATAAACACATTAGAGAGGGCGAAGTAGTCAATGTCTACTTTAACAGACCGCTAATTACTTAA
- the fliM gene encoding flagellar motor switch protein FliM — translation MSEVLSQSEIDDLLSAISTGDLEMEQAKKEESTKKVKPYDFRRPAKFSKDQIRTIQMINENFARLLSTYLSAYLRTYVEIELASVDQVTYDEFMRSLASPTIMGVFSAPPMEGNSLLELNPNIAFAIIDRLLGGPGDSFESTGELTEIEEVVVKKIFDRMLSSMKEAWKNVGDVEIQFERIENNPQFTQVVSPNEIVSVVAFSVKIGDSEGLFNICLPYIFLEPVIDKLSARFWFATGHPKKITDEESQALKDRLQKTEIPVIAELGSTNITVKDFLNLQEGDVISLDRQYEEEIDIIVGRETKFKGKPGSLKKKLAVQITDIVREGEDSLGK, via the coding sequence ATGTCAGAGGTATTGTCACAATCTGAAATAGATGATTTATTGTCGGCCATTTCTACAGGGGACTTAGAGATGGAACAAGCAAAAAAAGAAGAATCCACTAAAAAAGTAAAACCTTACGATTTTAGACGACCAGCAAAATTCTCCAAAGATCAAATTAGGACCATACAAATGATAAACGAAAATTTTGCTAGGTTACTTAGTACATACCTATCAGCCTATCTAAGGACTTACGTTGAGATTGAGTTGGCATCAGTGGATCAAGTAACCTATGATGAATTTATGAGATCATTAGCGAGTCCAACGATTATGGGTGTTTTCTCTGCCCCACCAATGGAAGGTAATTCGTTATTGGAATTGAATCCTAACATTGCTTTTGCAATTATTGATAGGTTATTAGGAGGTCCTGGAGATTCTTTTGAAAGTACAGGAGAACTTACTGAAATTGAGGAAGTAGTTGTTAAAAAAATCTTTGACCGTATGCTATCCTCTATGAAAGAAGCATGGAAAAATGTAGGGGATGTTGAAATACAGTTTGAAAGAATAGAGAACAACCCTCAATTCACCCAAGTTGTATCTCCTAATGAAATAGTTTCAGTTGTAGCTTTTTCTGTAAAGATAGGGGATTCAGAAGGGCTTTTTAATATATGTTTACCTTATATTTTTTTAGAACCTGTTATAGATAAGTTGTCAGCTCGATTTTGGTTTGCTACAGGTCACCCCAAAAAGATTACAGATGAAGAATCGCAAGCTTTAAAGGACAGGTTACAAAAAACAGAAATACCTGTAATTGCCGAACTTGGTAGTACTAATATAACTGTTAAGGACTTTTTGAATCTTCAAGAAGGTGATGTGATTTCATTGGATCGACAGTATGAAGAAGAAATAGATATCATAGTTGGAAGAGAAACTAAATTTAAAGGGAAACCTGGTTCACTTAAGAAAAAATTAGCTGTCCAGATAACCGATATTGTCAGGGAAGGAGAGGATTCCCTTGGAAAATAA
- the fliY gene encoding flagellar motor switch phosphatase FliY, protein MENNKDILSQEEIDALLKGDSDDSKSETNDSSNTDGGRQSKITDTQKDTIGEIGNISMGTAATTLSVILNQKVSITTPKVTVSDYKTLQEQFPKPHVAVEVEYLEGLEGDNVLILKQEDAKIIADLMMGGDGTNITADEIEEFHLSAVSEAMNQMMGSAATSMSDMFGEAINISPPDTKMLDLGTEEAEEDLPEEPLIKVAFDLKVGNQIDSEIMSLIPLKLAKSMVESLTSTDNNSSSQDANSKKQENVPKKEEQPRNKNIDQLEGKYTTQGEVTRQTQSTAEQEEQPKKDYQPVEFAPLSTANNTNQTESSNIGLIMDVPLEVSVELGRTKKKIQEILELVPGSIVELDKIAGEPVDIKVNGKLIAKGEVVVIDENFGIRITEIISPEERINKLQ, encoded by the coding sequence TTGGAAAATAACAAGGATATTTTATCACAAGAAGAAATTGATGCTCTTTTAAAAGGAGATTCTGATGATTCAAAATCAGAAACAAATGATAGTAGTAATACAGACGGTGGTAGACAATCTAAAATAACAGATACCCAAAAGGATACCATAGGTGAAATCGGAAATATTTCCATGGGTACTGCCGCGACAACCTTATCAGTAATTTTAAATCAAAAAGTTTCTATTACTACTCCGAAAGTTACAGTAAGTGATTATAAAACACTACAAGAACAATTCCCAAAACCGCATGTAGCTGTAGAGGTAGAATACTTAGAAGGTCTTGAAGGAGACAATGTTCTCATATTAAAACAAGAAGATGCTAAAATTATAGCTGATTTAATGATGGGAGGAGATGGGACAAACATTACAGCTGATGAAATTGAAGAGTTTCACTTGAGTGCAGTTAGTGAGGCTATGAATCAAATGATGGGTTCAGCTGCAACTTCAATGTCTGATATGTTTGGTGAAGCTATTAACATTTCACCTCCTGATACAAAAATGCTAGATTTAGGTACTGAAGAAGCAGAAGAAGACTTACCCGAAGAACCTTTAATTAAAGTTGCTTTTGATTTAAAAGTTGGTAATCAAATTGATAGCGAAATAATGTCGTTGATACCATTAAAGCTAGCAAAAAGTATGGTAGAATCTTTGACTTCGACTGATAATAATTCTAGTAGTCAAGATGCTAATTCAAAAAAACAAGAAAATGTACCTAAAAAAGAAGAACAACCTCGCAACAAAAATATTGACCAGTTAGAGGGAAAATATACTACTCAAGGAGAAGTTACGAGACAAACCCAATCAACTGCAGAACAAGAAGAACAACCTAAAAAAGATTATCAACCAGTGGAATTTGCTCCTTTAAGTACAGCTAATAATACTAATCAAACTGAATCTTCGAATATTGGGTTAATAATGGACGTGCCTTTAGAAGTTTCAGTTGAATTAGGAAGAACTAAGAAAAAGATACAAGAAATACTTGAATTGGTTCCGGGTTCAATAGTTGAGCTCGATAAAATTGCTGGAGAACCAGTAGACATTAAAGTTAATGGAAAATTGATTGCTAAAGGAGAAGTAGTAGTGATTGATGAAAACTTTGGAATAAGAATAACCGAAATTATCAGTCCTGAAGAAAGAATAAATAAGCTTCAATAG